In Acidobacteriota bacterium, the genomic window GGCGCGCTGTCCCTGACCGGCCAGCGCGAGGTCAAGCCGAAGCGGCTCTCGCCCTGGCCCCTCCTCGTGGTGGTGATCACCGGGGGTGTACTGATCTACGGCACGCTGGACATGCCGCATTTCGGCGACCCGGAAGCCCCGGTCCACGCACGACTCGCGCCGGAGTACCTCAGCGACACGGTGCCGAGTACACGCTACGAGCATGTCGAGCCCCATATCCCCAACATCGTGACGACGGTGCTGGCCAGCTATCGCGGCTATGACACCCTCGGCGAGACCGCCGTCATCTTCACCGCCGCCATCGCGGTGCTCGCGTTGCTGCGTGAGCTGCGACGTCGTCGTGAAGACGAGGAGTGACGGGATGACCGGCGACTCCATCCCCCGCGTCGTGACCCGGCTGCTGATGCCGTACATCCTG contains:
- a CDS encoding DUF4040 domain-containing protein; the encoded protein is MLTLLAMTAITIVRLRGLFAAAMLMGIYSFIGAGWMLMLDAPDVAFTEAAVGAGISTVLALGALSLTGQREVKPKRLSPWPLLVVVITGGVLIYGTLDMPHFGDPEAPVHARLAPEYLSDTVPSTRYEHVEPHIPNIVTTVLASYRGYDTLGETAVIFTAAIAVLALLRELRRRREDEE